GTCATAAAAACGGAAAGAATCGTGGAAGACGCAGTCATCGAAACCGAAAGCGCCAAGTCCCCTTTTGCGAGATACGTGATCACGTTAGACGCCACACCACCCGGGCAACAGGAGACGACAATGAGTCCGGTCGCGAGCGGAGTCGGCAGATCCAAAAGAATTCCGATTCCCCAGCCGGAAAGGGGCATCACTGTGTATTGTAAGATCACTCCCGCAAGAACCGGAATCGGCGTTTTGAAAACGTCTTTGAAGTCCTGCGGTAAAAGTGTGATTCCCATTCCGAGCATCGTCACACCTAGACCGTAAGTGATCCAAGGTCCGGTGAACCAAGTAAACCACTGCGGATAAAAAAAGGAAAGAATCGAACCCGTTAGTACCCAGACCGGAAATAAAAGAGTTCCGATCTCGCTCATTCTTTGAAATTTGTTTGTCGCCAATGGATTTTTAACTTCCTTTGAACCGTTTTTACCGTTTTTTCTGATCTTCGAATTTGAAAGAAAAAGTTTCTTTGATTCTTTATCTAAGAATCGGAAGAATATAATATATTTTTTTGTAATAGCTCCTACGATTCCTCCTCGAAAGGTTCGAGTTTTCTAAAGAATCGTCTTTTGGTCTTTTCCAACTAGGAAGCCCGAATCCGTAGCTTTTTACCTTGAGATTTTATCAACGCGTCTATGCGAAAAAATTCGTAGGAACTCCTCGCCTGCTTTAAGAATTCCGGAAGTTTCTCTTCGAGGTTTTGACTAACGTTCTATCTTGTTCTTCCATGCACGATTTTTCGTAATAGCTCCTACAATTTCCGGGAGACAGTCCTTTGAAATGGTTCGAAAATTCTCAAACGAACGTTTTTCTTTCCATCTTTTCTCTGAAAAGTTCTCGATGAATCGTTCCACGAGCCGCTCCTTTCGAACTTGTCTCTCAAACCTCGAAGAGAATCTTCAAAGAAAGGAAATGGAATAGAGGAGCTCCTACAAAATCCATCGAAGCGAGCCGTTTCTCACGTTCCGGCCGATTCTTCCTTGCGAGATTTTGTAAGAGTTCCCACAACCTTCCTTTCGAAAAAAAAACGCCGACTCACAATACGGAATCCGAATTCCTCAGAAGATCTTCGTAAGAGTTCCCACTTTTCGAAACTCGAAAAAACGTTCCGTTCTTGCCTTTAGGAAAAATTAGCGATCAATTCTACAACTCGATCCAGTTGATCTTTTCGATTGTAGATATGCGGGGAAAAACGAACCTTCCCGAGACGCAGGGCGCACATCACACCATTCTTCTTGAGATAGGAAACAAGGTCCTCCATCGAAATTCCTTCCTTATATCCGACTACGATTCCGGTTCTGTAATCCGGAAAATGATCGAGTTCCATCTGGAATCCGATTCCTTTCATTCCTTCCGAAAGATAATCCGCGAGTTCGTAGATTCTTTCCATCACCGTGTGAAAGCCGATTTTCTGAAGCCTCTCAAGCGTGGATTGAAAGTAAACCCAGTCCAAAAAATTCCCGCTGGAGATTTCATAACGATCCGCTCCGGGTTTGAGTTCCGCTCGATACGGCAGATAAACTTCGTCGTTGACGACGGACCCGGTTCCCTTGAACGGAAACGCAAGCGTGTCGATCTTATCTTGTTGGATGTACAACATCCCGAGTCCTAACGGACCAAGAAGCCATTTCCAGGCGGGAAACGCGATGTATTTCAGTTTCATCTTTCTTACGTCGATCGGAACGAGGCCAACGCCCTGCGCTCCGTCGAGAACGAAGTCGATTCCTTTCGAATCCAAGAAGTTTCCGATTTCCTCCAAAGGAAACGGCATTCCCGTACACCAGTGAACCGCAGAAAGAGAAACGATCTTCGTATGAGAAGAAACCGCCGCTTTGAGGTTGTCCAGAAATTGATCCGGAGTATTTGCCATCGGAATGGTCCCGATGTTTACTCCTTTTTCTTTCCAGTGTTCCCAAGGATAGATATTGCTCGGATATTCGTTTTCTAAAAGAAGAATTTCATCTCCTGCCTTGAGACGAAATCCGAGCGAAAGAAAGTTCATTCCTTCGTTCGTGTTGTGTATAACGCAAAGTTCTTCCGGATCACAGTGGATCAGTCCGGCCACGATCTTTCGAATCGAATGTTTTACGTTTCCGTATTTTCGAACATCGGTCAATACGCCTTTTTTGGCGTAACCTTCCAAATATTCTTGAACCGTCTGAATCGTCTCTGAATTGCAAGGAGTGGTTCCGCAATTGTTCAACCAGATCATTTCCTGATTCACAGGATAAAGATCTTGGATTTCCTTCCAATCTGTAATCGCGGCGGACTGCATTCTTATCGTTTACCTTTTTTTCTTTGCCTTCGCGGAAGTTTTCTTTTTCGGCGCTAACTTTTTCTTGGGAGCCGCTTTTTTGGGAACGGATTTCTTCGCTGTTTTTTTCGGTTTTGCAGACGCTTTTTTGACGGCGGATTTTTTCTTCGGCACGGCCTTCTTCGATACGGGTTTGCTCGCTGATTTTTTAGGAGCAGGCGCTACCGCTTTTTTTGCGGTTGGAGTCGGAGCCGGTTTTGTCGTAGGTGCGGGTTTTGCAACGGGAGCCTTTGTTTTTTTCGGAGCCGAAGAACTCTTCGTCGGTTTTGTCTCCGCCTTGGCTACTTCCTCGGCTTGTTCGTCCCAGAAGAACGTTCCTTGTCCAGAGCCGGATTGATCGAGTCCGTTCAATTCGGTTTCCAGAAGGGATTGGTAGTTGTTATTGTAATCTTTCAACTTGGTGAAAAGAGACTTGATGTTCACGTCCTCGAACTTGTTTGCAAGTTTCTCATAAAAGGAAACACTATTCTCCGCTTCCCGGATCGCGAGTTCGAGCGCCTCGTGTGCGTCCTTACTTCCCGGTCCAGAAATGGTTCTTTCCACCTTGTTCATCATTCTCTGAAGAGTGGAATCGTGAAACTTATGAATCGCGGTGAGTTGTTTTAAATTCGGAAGTTCGGAACCTTCGGCTTGTTCGTACAATTCCGTAATGAATTTGATATGATCGTCGACTTCTTCTGCGAGTCTTTCAAAAAGCTCTTTTGTGTTTCCGGGAGGAAGTTTTTCGTAAGTGCTCATGTAAAACTCGAAGTAATCCTTTTCGTGTTGGATCGCGGCGGCTACCGCTTCTAAAAATGTCGTTTCTTTTAAGGGTTTAATATTCATAATAAAGATTCTCCCGATATCTTTGCTATCTTAGTTATGTTACAGACTGAATCAATAATTATTTAATTTTCTTCCACGGATTCATAGATCAGAAA
The sequence above is a segment of the Leptospira stimsonii genome. Coding sequences within it:
- a CDS encoding aminotransferase class V-fold PLP-dependent enzyme; translated protein: MQSAAITDWKEIQDLYPVNQEMIWLNNCGTTPCNSETIQTVQEYLEGYAKKGVLTDVRKYGNVKHSIRKIVAGLIHCDPEELCVIHNTNEGMNFLSLGFRLKAGDEILLLENEYPSNIYPWEHWKEKGVNIGTIPMANTPDQFLDNLKAAVSSHTKIVSLSAVHWCTGMPFPLEEIGNFLDSKGIDFVLDGAQGVGLVPIDVRKMKLKYIAFPAWKWLLGPLGLGMLYIQQDKIDTLAFPFKGTGSVVNDEVYLPYRAELKPGADRYEISSGNFLDWVYFQSTLERLQKIGFHTVMERIYELADYLSEGMKGIGFQMELDHFPDYRTGIVVGYKEGISMEDLVSYLKKNGVMCALRLGKVRFSPHIYNRKDQLDRVVELIANFS
- a CDS encoding ferritin-like domain-containing protein, whose protein sequence is MNIKPLKETTFLEAVAAAIQHEKDYFEFYMSTYEKLPPGNTKELFERLAEEVDDHIKFITELYEQAEGSELPNLKQLTAIHKFHDSTLQRMMNKVERTISGPGSKDAHEALELAIREAENSVSFYEKLANKFEDVNIKSLFTKLKDYNNNYQSLLETELNGLDQSGSGQGTFFWDEQAEEVAKAETKPTKSSSAPKKTKAPVAKPAPTTKPAPTPTAKKAVAPAPKKSASKPVSKKAVPKKKSAVKKASAKPKKTAKKSVPKKAAPKKKLAPKKKTSAKAKKKR